In Burkholderia savannae, one genomic interval encodes:
- a CDS encoding DUF1656 domain-containing protein, whose product MMPRDLAILDAYVPTVVLMFVIGAFATWLIDRLLAYTGLYRVVWHPSLFRASLLVCICGGLSLAVYR is encoded by the coding sequence ATGATGCCGCGCGACCTCGCGATCCTCGACGCCTACGTGCCGACCGTCGTGCTGATGTTCGTCATCGGCGCGTTCGCGACCTGGCTGATCGACCGCCTGCTCGCGTACACGGGCCTCTATCGCGTCGTCTGGCACCCGTCGCTGTTCCGGGCGAGCCTGCTCGTCTGCATTTGCGGCGGGCTCAGCCTCGCCGTCTACCGTTGA
- a CDS encoding LysR family transcriptional regulator: MDTLQNMRVFVRVVDAGSFTAAAQQLNSTTAYASRAVSDLEAHLRTRLLNRTTRRIALTEAGERYLQRCEQILAYVEQAEAEASDAHARPSGKLKVHCMTSLGQHYTVPAVSRYRQRYPEVQVDLTLAQRLPDLLDEGFDVSLVVGRELPDSGLVSQRLGETFSVVCASRGYIEQHGAPQRPHDLANHICLGMVAPGLYWDEWKLVGPHGEESVTLAPPPFRVNVAEALAAGIREGMGIGVLPLYSAIAGLRNGDFVRVMPEYRSHAMNIYALYASRQYLDAKIRTWVDFLRDELPSILEADEAALERFTVQT; the protein is encoded by the coding sequence ATGGATACGCTCCAAAACATGCGTGTGTTCGTCCGCGTGGTCGATGCGGGCAGCTTTACGGCGGCGGCGCAGCAGCTCAATTCGACGACCGCGTACGCGTCGCGAGCGGTGTCCGATCTCGAGGCGCACCTGCGCACGCGTCTGCTGAACCGCACGACGCGCCGCATCGCGCTCACCGAGGCAGGCGAGCGCTATCTGCAGCGCTGCGAGCAGATCCTCGCGTACGTCGAGCAGGCGGAGGCGGAGGCGAGCGACGCGCACGCGCGCCCGTCCGGCAAGCTGAAGGTGCACTGCATGACGAGCCTCGGCCAGCATTACACGGTGCCCGCGGTGTCGCGCTACCGGCAGCGCTACCCGGAAGTCCAGGTCGACCTGACGCTCGCGCAGCGGCTGCCGGACCTGCTCGACGAAGGGTTCGACGTGTCGCTCGTCGTCGGGCGCGAGCTGCCCGATTCGGGGCTCGTGTCGCAGCGGCTCGGCGAGACGTTCAGCGTCGTCTGCGCGTCGCGCGGCTACATCGAGCAGCACGGCGCGCCGCAGCGCCCGCACGATCTCGCGAATCACATATGCCTCGGGATGGTCGCGCCGGGCCTGTACTGGGACGAATGGAAGCTGGTGGGCCCGCACGGCGAGGAGAGCGTGACGCTCGCGCCGCCGCCGTTTCGCGTGAACGTCGCCGAGGCGCTCGCGGCCGGCATCCGCGAGGGCATGGGCATCGGCGTGCTGCCGCTCTATTCGGCGATCGCCGGCCTGCGCAACGGCGACTTCGTGCGCGTGATGCCCGAATACCGGTCGCACGCGATGAACATCTACGCGCTCTATGCGTCGCGCCAGTATCTCGACGCGAAGATCCGCACGTGGGTCGATTTTCTGCGCGACGAGCTGCCGTCGATCCTCGAGGCCGACGAAGCGGCGCTCGAGCGCTTCACCGTGCAGACCTGA
- a CDS encoding FUSC family protein produces the protein MSAAPPASAPPPRSAGAALVASMSDWARTDGAAWLYLAKALAAAFLALGVSMVLDLPAPKTAMTTVFIVMQPQSGAVFAKSFYRLIGTFVGLSATLALVGLFPQQPVLFLLAVALWVAVCTAGAARNRNFRSYGFLLAGYTAALIGLPASQNPGGAFMTAMTRVSEISVGILSAGIVSALIFPQYTGEQMRTTVRRRFGAFVDYVASALAGTLDRSKIESVHTRFVADVVGFEAARSMAVFENPDTRMRSGRLSRLNSEFMTASSRFHALHQLMNRLHATSAQAVDALEPYFREIAPLLSKDGEYVRTSADAAYAAEQLLAYRDALPRRIRATRAEHETQPGFPLLDFDTASELLYRFITDLHAYAATYASLAASTHERERWIERYEPRTNATAALIAGIRTASVMLLLSVFWIYSAWPSGVMLVLNAAAVCALASSSPQPTKMAAQMALGTAFAVVTGFVLMFGVYPHIDGFVLLCAALAPFLAPGVFMSLKPKYAGCGAGYLIFFCTLAGPENVTHYDPAGFMNDALALLLSMIVSAIAFAVLFPPSAPWLKKRLFADLRHQAVAACHARLPGLRTRFESGARDLMFQAHGLSADQPDAQRDALRWMFAVLETGNAVIDLRHEIATLPRDPRYAATMPWRRAIEAARDALAALFGKPAPARFDAALAAAVDAIAATQQALVTFAPPREERHQMQRILSHLHFVRTALLDPESPLAALNGARVPPDRQGVSP, from the coding sequence ATGTCAGCCGCCCCTCCCGCTTCCGCCCCGCCGCCGCGATCGGCCGGCGCCGCGCTCGTCGCGTCGATGAGCGACTGGGCGCGCACCGACGGCGCCGCGTGGCTCTATCTCGCGAAGGCGCTCGCCGCCGCGTTTCTCGCGCTCGGCGTATCGATGGTGCTCGACCTGCCCGCGCCGAAGACCGCGATGACGACCGTCTTCATCGTGATGCAACCGCAAAGCGGCGCGGTGTTCGCGAAGAGCTTCTACCGGCTCATCGGCACCTTCGTCGGCCTGAGCGCGACGCTCGCGCTCGTCGGCCTGTTCCCGCAGCAGCCGGTGCTGTTCCTGCTCGCGGTCGCGCTGTGGGTTGCCGTGTGCACGGCGGGCGCCGCGCGCAACCGCAATTTCCGCAGCTACGGCTTCCTGCTCGCCGGCTACACGGCCGCGCTGATCGGCCTGCCCGCGTCGCAGAACCCCGGCGGCGCGTTCATGACCGCGATGACGCGGGTGTCCGAGATATCGGTCGGCATCCTGTCCGCGGGCATCGTGAGCGCGCTGATCTTCCCGCAGTACACGGGCGAGCAGATGCGCACGACGGTGCGCCGGCGCTTCGGCGCGTTCGTCGACTACGTCGCGTCCGCGCTCGCCGGCACGCTCGACCGCTCGAAGATCGAGAGCGTCCACACGCGCTTCGTCGCGGACGTGGTCGGCTTCGAGGCCGCGCGCAGCATGGCCGTGTTCGAGAATCCGGACACGCGGATGCGCAGCGGCCGGCTGTCGCGCCTGAACAGCGAGTTCATGACCGCGTCGAGCCGCTTCCACGCGCTGCATCAGCTGATGAACCGGCTGCACGCGACGAGCGCGCAGGCAGTCGACGCGCTCGAGCCGTACTTCCGCGAGATCGCGCCGCTCCTGTCGAAGGACGGCGAGTACGTGCGCACCTCAGCCGACGCCGCGTACGCCGCCGAGCAGTTGCTCGCGTATCGCGACGCGCTGCCGCGCCGCATCCGCGCGACGCGCGCCGAGCACGAGACGCAGCCCGGCTTCCCGCTCCTCGACTTCGACACCGCGTCCGAGCTGCTGTACCGCTTCATCACCGATCTGCACGCGTACGCGGCCACCTACGCGTCGCTCGCCGCGAGCACGCACGAGCGCGAGCGCTGGATCGAGCGCTACGAGCCGCGCACCAACGCGACGGCCGCGCTGATCGCGGGCATCCGCACGGCGAGCGTGATGCTGCTGCTGAGCGTGTTCTGGATCTACAGCGCGTGGCCGAGCGGCGTGATGCTCGTGCTGAACGCGGCGGCCGTGTGCGCGCTCGCGTCGTCGTCGCCGCAGCCGACCAAGATGGCCGCGCAGATGGCGCTCGGCACCGCGTTCGCGGTCGTCACGGGTTTCGTGCTGATGTTCGGCGTCTATCCGCACATCGACGGCTTCGTGCTGCTGTGCGCGGCGCTCGCGCCGTTTCTCGCGCCCGGCGTGTTCATGTCGCTCAAGCCGAAGTACGCGGGCTGCGGCGCGGGCTACCTGATTTTCTTCTGCACGCTCGCCGGCCCCGAGAACGTCACGCACTACGATCCCGCCGGCTTCATGAACGACGCGCTCGCGCTGCTGCTGTCGATGATCGTGTCGGCGATCGCGTTCGCGGTGCTGTTCCCGCCGAGCGCGCCGTGGCTCAAGAAGCGCCTGTTCGCCGATCTGCGCCATCAGGCGGTCGCCGCGTGCCACGCGCGTCTGCCGGGGTTGCGCACGCGCTTCGAGAGCGGCGCGCGCGACCTGATGTTCCAGGCGCACGGATTGTCGGCCGATCAGCCCGACGCGCAGCGCGACGCGTTGCGCTGGATGTTCGCGGTGCTCGAGACCGGCAACGCGGTGATCGACCTGCGCCACGAGATCGCGACGCTGCCGCGCGATCCGCGTTACGCGGCGACGATGCCGTGGCGGCGCGCGATCGAGGCGGCGCGCGACGCGCTCGCCGCGCTGTTCGGCAAGCCGGCGCCCGCGCGCTTCGACGCGGCGCTCGCCGCCGCCGTCGACGCGATCGCGGCGACCCAGCAGGCGCTCGTCACGTTCGCGCCACCGCGCGAGGAACGCCACCAGATGCAGCGAATCCTGTCGCACCTGCATTTCGTGCGCACCGCGCTGCTCGATCCCGAATCGCCGCTCGCCGCGCTCAACGGCGCGCGCGTGCCGCCCGACCGACAAGGAGTTTCACCATGA
- a CDS encoding efflux transporter outer membrane subunit — MAGCASMGDVAPQAKQIDPASLDAGAAIAAADRDAGWPASDWWRAYRDPQLDAWIAASLAGNPSLAAAQARVREAQSLARIAHAEELPQLNGSLSLMRQHWPDNVYYGPGPLANADTWNNTGALSLSYHLDLWGKDKNNARRALDTARASAADARAAQLELEANVVRAYVDFAKDYALLDIAHATYDRQNELAELARKRLRAGIGTQLEVSQAEAPLPDYARQIDSYEEAIQLGRHQLAALAGKGPGAGAPLARPKLALDADASLPSALPAELIGRRPDVVAARWTVDAQARGIDVAKAAFYPNVDLIASLGGFAVSAPFATFLRAMNGGWSAGPALTLPIFEGGRLRAQLGVASAGYDEAVERYNQTIVGALKDIADNVVRLHSLDSQQKDAARAVALTRRSYDLSHTGFSRGLTDYVNVLLAQSQLLTAQENQARVEAARLAAHASLMIALGGGLETAGDAPHDAPAGDARRASAPNPPAASADASASTKSGAPAAADAPAGSGASSSSSSSSSSSSSSSSSASASASASASASASASSSASASSAGGRAAAASRASATAAAATASGLTAAVAGASAPTSAATSASATAAPAAR; from the coding sequence ATGGCCGGATGTGCAAGCATGGGCGATGTTGCACCGCAAGCAAAGCAGATCGACCCGGCCTCGCTCGATGCGGGCGCGGCGATCGCGGCAGCCGACCGCGACGCCGGCTGGCCCGCGTCAGACTGGTGGCGCGCGTATCGCGATCCGCAGCTCGACGCGTGGATCGCCGCGTCGCTCGCCGGCAATCCGTCGCTCGCGGCCGCGCAGGCGCGCGTGCGCGAAGCGCAGTCGCTCGCTCGCATCGCGCACGCCGAGGAGCTCCCGCAGTTGAACGGCAGCCTCTCGCTGATGCGCCAGCACTGGCCGGACAACGTCTACTACGGCCCCGGCCCGCTCGCCAACGCCGACACCTGGAACAACACGGGCGCGCTGAGCCTGTCGTACCACCTCGACCTGTGGGGCAAGGACAAGAACAACGCCCGGCGCGCGCTCGATACGGCGCGCGCCAGCGCGGCCGACGCGCGCGCGGCGCAGCTCGAGCTCGAAGCGAACGTCGTGCGCGCGTACGTCGACTTCGCGAAGGATTACGCGCTCCTCGACATCGCGCACGCGACCTACGACCGCCAGAACGAGCTCGCCGAACTCGCGCGCAAGCGCCTTCGCGCGGGCATCGGCACGCAGCTCGAAGTGAGCCAGGCCGAGGCGCCGCTGCCCGATTATGCGCGGCAGATCGATTCGTACGAGGAAGCGATCCAGCTCGGCCGCCATCAGCTCGCCGCGCTCGCGGGCAAGGGGCCGGGCGCGGGCGCGCCGCTCGCGCGGCCGAAGCTCGCGCTCGACGCCGACGCGAGCCTGCCGTCCGCGCTGCCCGCCGAGCTGATCGGCCGGCGGCCGGACGTCGTCGCCGCACGCTGGACGGTCGACGCGCAGGCGCGCGGCATCGACGTCGCGAAGGCCGCGTTCTATCCGAACGTCGACCTGATCGCGTCGCTCGGCGGCTTCGCGGTCAGCGCGCCGTTCGCGACGTTCCTGCGCGCGATGAACGGCGGCTGGTCGGCGGGCCCCGCGCTCACGCTGCCGATCTTCGAAGGCGGCCGGCTGCGCGCGCAACTGGGCGTCGCATCGGCCGGCTACGACGAGGCCGTCGAGCGCTACAACCAGACGATCGTCGGCGCGCTGAAGGACATCGCGGACAACGTCGTGCGGCTGCATTCGCTCGACTCGCAACAGAAGGACGCCGCGCGCGCGGTTGCGCTCACGCGCCGCTCGTACGATCTGTCGCATACCGGCTTCAGCCGCGGGCTCACCGACTACGTGAACGTGCTGCTCGCGCAGAGCCAGTTGCTGACCGCGCAGGAGAACCAGGCGCGCGTCGAAGCCGCGCGGCTCGCCGCGCACGCGTCGCTGATGATCGCGCTCGGCGGCGGGCTCGAAACCGCGGGCGACGCGCCGCATGACGCGCCGGCGGGCGATGCGCGGCGGGCGAGCGCGCCGAACCCGCCCGCCGCTTCGGCCGACGCATCCGCTTCGACCAAGTCCGGCGCGCCGGCCGCGGCCGACGCCCCGGCGGGCTCCGGCGCTTCGTCTTCGTCTTCGTCTTCGTCCTCGTCTTCGTCCTCGTCCTCGTCTTCGGCTTCGGCTTCGGCTTCGGCTTCGGCTTCGGCTTCGGCTTCGGCTTCGTCTTCGGCTTCGGCTTCGTCGGCCGGCGGCCGCGCTGCCGCCGCCTCTCGCGCATCGGCCACAGCCGCCGCCGCAACGGCGAGCGGCCTCACCGCCGCCGTCGCCGGCGCGTCGGCGCCGACGTCCGCCGCGACGAGCGCGTCGGCGACCGCCGCCCCCGCCGCGCGCTAA
- a CDS encoding metallophosphoesterase, producing MKIRVLSDLHLECNEPDAIPYARADLVVLAGDIHNHAEGLRWAAQTFDPDVPVVYVPGNHEYYDGEFGALEAAMRDAAATLDHVHYLNNAAYVDPAGRFRVLGTTLWTDFELFGGDEAALAQSIAECERVMLDFKGLIQVDWPGDAGAGAGEAADAAADGAADIADATAQAGHAAASRAPAGPAPDSPAAPSPRDFAPRDALALHRTARAWLERELAKPWAGRTIVVTHHAPHRASLAARYADDLASAGFISDLSALVRPPVSLWIHGHTHTSFDYTTAEGTRVVCNPHGYIRRRTGERENPSFEWGKIVTLA from the coding sequence GTGAAGATTCGCGTGCTGTCCGATCTGCATCTCGAATGCAACGAGCCTGACGCGATCCCGTACGCGCGCGCGGATCTCGTCGTGCTCGCGGGCGACATTCACAATCATGCGGAAGGCTTGCGCTGGGCGGCGCAGACGTTCGATCCCGACGTGCCCGTCGTCTACGTGCCCGGCAATCACGAGTATTACGACGGCGAGTTCGGCGCGCTCGAAGCGGCGATGCGCGACGCCGCCGCGACGCTCGACCACGTCCACTACCTGAACAACGCCGCGTACGTCGATCCGGCCGGACGCTTTCGCGTGCTCGGCACGACGCTCTGGACCGATTTCGAGCTGTTCGGCGGCGACGAGGCTGCGCTCGCGCAGTCGATCGCCGAGTGCGAGCGCGTGATGCTCGATTTCAAGGGCTTGATTCAGGTGGATTGGCCGGGCGACGCCGGCGCGGGCGCGGGCGAAGCGGCCGATGCAGCCGCCGACGGAGCCGCCGATATCGCCGATGCAACGGCGCAGGCGGGACACGCCGCCGCCTCGCGCGCGCCCGCGGGGCCGGCGCCCGACTCGCCGGCGGCGCCGAGCCCGCGCGATTTCGCGCCGCGCGACGCCCTCGCGCTGCATCGCACCGCCCGCGCATGGCTCGAGCGCGAGCTCGCGAAGCCGTGGGCGGGCCGAACGATCGTCGTCACGCACCACGCGCCGCACCGCGCGAGCCTCGCCGCGCGCTACGCCGACGATCTCGCGTCGGCCGGCTTCATCAGCGATTTGAGCGCGCTCGTGCGGCCGCCCGTCTCGCTATGGATTCACGGGCACACGCACACGTCGTTCGACTACACGACGGCCGAAGGCACGCGCGTCGTCTGCAATCCGCACGGCTACATTCGCCGGCGCACCGGCGAGCGCGAAAATCCGTCGTTCGAATGGGGCAAGATCGTCACGCTCGCGTGA